The window CTTATACTGGCTCACTTGGCATACTCTCTCTGTACGTTTACACTCACCGTTACAATACACCCCAAACCCCTTTCTGGAGCTTACCTATTCTCGGATGGCTATTTCGTATCATTACGTTACTCGTTCTATTTGATTTATAGTTTTTTCAATTACACACAATACTTTACTTTTTACAAACAAGCAAAATTTAAATAGGAAACCTAAAGCAACTATAAACCAAAATTCCTTGTATTTAAGCCCCTTAAGGGGTTTGGGGTGTATTTTGGCTTACATGACTACTCTGTCTCGTCCTGAAATAGGTTGACTGATTGGATGTTGAAAAGTCAACAAAAATCAGGATTATGAAAAACCAATCAAATCAAAAATTCAGTGAAACCTTCAAACGAAAAGTAGTGATGGAGGTAATGCAGGGCAAATTGAGTAAAGAATCAGCCCGTAGAGTTTATGGTATTAAAGGTAAATCTGCTGTGTTGTATTGGATACGTCAATATAGTGATTGGCCAGAAACAATACCAGAATTATCTTTGGAGTCGATGAACAAAGAAGAGCAAGAGCAGTTTAATGTTTTAAAGCGCAAAATAGCGTTATTGGAGGAGCAACTTCAAAACGAAATGCATCGAACTAATGTGTATAAGACTATGATAGAAATTGCCGAAACTCAATTAAACATTCCTATCAGAAAAAAGTATGGAGCCAATCAGTTCAAACATACAAAGTCAACACCCAAAAAGTAAGCATAACTGGACTTTGTAAACTGCTTGGCTACAGCAAACAAGCTTACTATAAAAGGAATAATGAGTACGAACAAGAGCAATTGGAAAATCAAATAGTGTTAGAAATGATTAGGAAAGAGCGACACCAAATGCCACGCATTGGTGGACGAAAATTATTGCACAAATTGCAAAAGAAGTTAGCGCTTAATTTTGTTTATTCCGAAAAATTGCCCAATAAAAACCTTCAAGGTGTACATCGTTTTTTTCATAATACTATTTATTAAATCGTTTAAAATATAAATCGAAACAGCATACGCTGTATTTTTTTCTAACCCAATAAACTAAGCCTGTACCACAACAAATTATGATGAAAATTAAATCGAAATAAAATGAAACAGCTTTTGAACATTTCAAGTTGCGGTTTATTCGATGTCAAATATATTTATTATTTTGGAATAACATTGGGGTCATAAAAATAAATAATTATAACCAGAACAAAATAATCTTTACACATAGAGTCGAAACGTAATCTATAAATCCATAATTACCAATTGCTAGAAACATTATCGAAATTATTCAGGACAGAAAAACAGTACTTTCTATTTATACAAAGAGTAGTTAGATTTTCGAATGAAAACATAACGTACTCTTAGTATTTCCGAACAACTTCAATAGCTTGTTTTCCAAAACCTAAGTTGTTTCGGTAAACCATAATACAAATGTTTGAAATGTAACATTTCTTCCTTTTTCAAACGGCCGGTCCCGCTTTCCCGCTTTTATGTATGCCATTGCTTTTTTATTTTTTATTGGAATGGCATAAGATAACCGCTACAATCGGGGCTATGGGCATGTGGTTTGCAGCTTTGTGGGTTGGTTATTCAAAATTGCTAAATCACCATCCGATTTAATTTTTTATTTTTGAAAAAAAAAGAAAACTATATCATCATGAAATGGAAAGCACAAATAATTGAACACCGAAACCAATCACGGATAGCTATATATTTCGACAAAACCCTGATGCTATTGCACGGATTAAAAAACTGCCCGATGCAAAATGGAGCCAAACATGCAAGGCCTGGCACCTGCCCAATAACGAAGAAAACAGACTAATATTTAAATTAGCCGATAACCATGCAGCACCCAAACATGTAGAAAAAGAAAACGAAATAAACATGCCCATTGCCATACCACAAACTAATGTAAACCTTAATGCGCATAACTGCGATGCTGTATCACCAATAATGCAAACAGGTGTACACATACAGGTTATGGATAAAAAAATAATAATCAAGCTGCCAAAAAATGATGACGATACTAAATTTATTATTTCGTTGAGATATAGTGTGTGGCACAAAAAGTTATTGCATTGGGTAGTACCCAATTATGGCAACAATCTGCAACGTATCAAAATACATTTTGGTAATCGCATTGCTACGCTGCAAATAATAACCAACACCAATGAAAGTACAAATGATAATGCGGCTGCTACAAAAACAGACTCTAAAAATTTGCAACTGCAGTTTACAAAAGTATCGCTGAGTGAAGCGTGCATACTAAAAGTGGATAAGTACATACTTTGGTTGAAATCGAAAAGATATAGTGACAGCACAATAAAAGTATATACCGAGGCATTAACCACCTTTTTAAAATATTATAGTTATAAAGCTGTGCATGAAATAAATAACCAAGATGTAATTATGTTTAATAACGAATATATTTTGAAATACAACTTATCGGCATCGTACCAAAACCAAGTAGTAAATGCCATAAAATTGTTTTTTCGAACTATTGAAAACAGAAACCTTAACATCGATATTATTCACAGGCCAAAGAAAGCCGACAAGTTGCCCAATGTGCTGAGCAAAGATGAGGTGAAAGCAATATTGGAAGCACCCACCAATATGAAACACAAAATAATGCTCTCGCTCATATATGCATGTGGATTGCGTTGTGGTGAATTGCTCAACTTACTGCCCCAACATATCGATTCGAAACGAAATATTATTTTGATTCAAAATGCCAAAGGAAAAAAAGATAGAATTGTGCCGCTCAGTCCTAAAATTTTAATACTGCTACGCGAATATTTCAATATGTACAAACCTGTAACCTATTTATTTGAAGGCCAAATAACCGGAACTAAATATGATGCACGCAGCTTGCAACAAGTATTAAAACAATCCTTAGTGAAAGCAAATATATCCAAACCCGTTACATTGCATTGGCTGCGCCATAGTTTTGCTACACACTTGCTCGAAGGTGGCACCGACCTACGTTATATACAAGAACTACTAGGCCATAGCAGCAGCCGAACCACAGAAATATATACACATGTAAGTACCAAATCGATACAAAATACTATTTCACCCTTCGATAAATTATGATAGAAAAACATTACTATTGCCATATGAATAAAACACAAAAGTAGCGCATATCCGCAGAATAGTGTTGTATATGCGCTATGATGTAGCGGGTATGCGCAAGTTAGCTGCAACCCAAACAATTATTAGTAGGTAAACTGTTAAACTTAACGGAATTAGATATGATATAAAAACTTAATAAATGGAATAGTGAAGTTGTAATTTTGCATTAGTTTCTGTATGTAACATTATATAAATTTTACGAAAAAGAGAAATTAAAGAATTGTCAAAAATTGGACTTTTCAAAAAGTTT is drawn from Bacteroidota bacterium and contains these coding sequences:
- a CDS encoding site-specific integrase, with the protein product MDKKIIIKLPKNDDDTKFIISLRYSVWHKKLLHWVVPNYGNNLQRIKIHFGNRIATLQIITNTNESTNDNAAATKTDSKNLQLQFTKVSLSEACILKVDKYILWLKSKRYSDSTIKVYTEALTTFLKYYSYKAVHEINNQDVIMFNNEYILKYNLSASYQNQVVNAIKLFFRTIENRNLNIDIIHRPKKADKLPNVLSKDEVKAILEAPTNMKHKIMLSLIYACGLRCGELLNLLPQHIDSKRNIILIQNAKGKKDRIVPLSPKILILLREYFNMYKPVTYLFEGQITGTKYDARSLQQVLKQSLVKANISKPVTLHWLRHSFATHLLEGGTDLRYIQELLGHSSSRTTEIYTHVSTKSIQNTISPFDKL
- a CDS encoding transposase gives rise to the protein MKNQSNQKFSETFKRKVVMEVMQGKLSKESARRVYGIKGKSAVLYWIRQYSDWPETIPELSLESMNKEEQEQFNVLKRKIALLEEQLQNEMHRTNVYKTMIEIAETQLNIPIRKKYGANQFKHTKSTPKK